The following are encoded together in the Cicer arietinum cultivar CDC Frontier isolate Library 1 chromosome 2, Cicar.CDCFrontier_v2.0, whole genome shotgun sequence genome:
- the LOC140919389 gene encoding uncharacterized protein: MAHNTPWKVALMGSGDNDDGLAKKSDIVNNPDNLDSAISDSGSGLSSQNGSSNFFGNEGTSNAFKVEIQKLNGKNYVEWSQTARLILDGKGIYGFLTGEVQMSATTDPKYRFWKSENSVIIAWLLSNMESTIKKPFMFLPTAKEVWEAVKETYSDIQNSSQIFDLKSRLWHTRQGDRDVTTYYNELMTLWQELDICYDDHWKCCEDSVLFLKRQENDRVFMFLVGLNKQLDEVRGRILGKIPLSSLREAFSEVRREEARQGVMMGKSPSVGEVESSALVTKNEDGKSAGKKPWCEHCKRPGHTRDTCWKLHGKPLNWKKKERNEGHALQAGTSDQEKQSPSSPSPFTKEQLDQLYKLLESQTSSCSIAQRGNFPNTALLSVTPSHTWIIDSGATDHMTGESSLFSSYSPCAGNHKIKIADGSLSAIAGKGSVILSPKLTLKDVLHVPNLSCNLLSITKLTKDINCQANFFHSHCTFKDLSTGKMIGNAKESGGLYYLDNGLDFKDQQKTRPPEMPQHNDSDKETQSRFTTIDPTWKGNVFERRNHKQRNEGPILRPFQDSEPIDNPTHHLDTGKSSSILKSHVEYPDLDLPIEALKIPKWKEAVLEEMRALEKNQTWRVMTLPTGKNTVGCKWVFTVKYNSDNTVERYKARLVAKGFTQTYGIDYSETFAPGIVVSQRKYILDLLEETGMSGCRPADTPMELNAKLWEKGSVPVEIGRYQRLVGKLIYLAHTRPDIAFSVSVVSQFMHSPYEEHLEAVYRILKYLKSNPGKGLCFKKTNDREVSIFTDADWAGSITDRKSTTGYCAYVWGNLVTWRSKKQGVVARSRAEAEFRAMAQGICELLWIRKLLDELKMKVDSPLKLFCDSKAAISIAHNPIPYCL; encoded by the exons ATGGCACACAATACCCCATGGAAGGTAGCCCTTATGGGTAGCGGCGACAACGACGATGGTTTGGCAAAAAAATCAGACATAGTCAACAACCCTGACAATTTAGACAGCGCCATAAGTGACAGTGGCAGTGGCCTAAGCAGCCAGAATGGTTCTTCCAACTTTTTTGGCAATGAGGGAACTTCTAATGCCTTCAAGGTTGAAATCCAGAAactaaatggaaaaaattatgtcGAATGGTCCCAAACCGCAAGATTGATTTTAGACGGTAAGGGAATATATGGTTTCCTAACAGGAGAGGTGCAAATGTCTGCCACAACTGATCCAAAATACAGGTTTTGGAAATCTGAGAACTCTGTTATTATTGCTTGGTTGCTTAGTAATATggaatcaacaatcaaaaaaccTTTTATGTTTTTGCCTACTGCCAAGGAAGTTTGGGAGGCTGTCAAAGAAACATATTCTGATATTCAgaattcttctcaaattttcGATCTCAAATCACGATTGTGGCATACCAGACAAGGAGATAGAGATGTCACTACCTATTACAATGAGTTGATGACACTATGGCAAGAATTGGATATATGCTATGATGATCATTGGAAGTGTTGTGAGGACAGTGTTCTGTTTCTTAAGAGACAGGAGAACGACCGTGTATTCATGTTCTTGGTTGGGCTTAATAAGCAGCTTGATGAAGTCCGAGGCAGAATATTGGGAAAGATCCCATTGTCATCACTTCGGGAAGCATTCTCAGAAGTTAGAAGAGAAGAGGCGAGACAAGGTGTTATGATGGGTAAGTCACCTTCTGTTGGTGAGGTTGAAAGCTCTGCCCTAGTCACAAAAAATGAAGACGGGAAGAGCGCTGGCAAGAAACCATGGTGCGAACATTGCAAACGTCCAGGGCACACACGTGATACATGTTGGAAGCTCCATGGAAAACCtctaaattggaagaaaaaagaaagaaacgaaGGTCATGCGCTCCAAGCTGGTACATCTGATCAAGAGAAGCAGTCTCCTTCAAGCCCATCTCCTTTCACCAAGGAACAGTTAGATCAATTGTACAAACTTCTTGAGTCTCAAACTTCTTCTTGCTCTATAGCTCAGAGAGGTAATTTTCCAAATACTGCTCTACTTAGTGTCACTCCCAGCcatacttggattattgattctggTGCTACTGATCATATGACTGGGGAGTCGAGtctattttcttcttatagCCCTTGTGCAGGtaaccacaaaattaaaattgcagatGGCTCTCTTTCAGCCATTGCAGGGAAAGGTTCTGTTATTCTGTCACCTAAGTTAACCTTAAAAGATGTCTTACATGTTcctaatttatcatgtaatctATTATCCATTACTAAATTAACAAAGGATATAAATTGTCAAGCTAACTTCTTTCATTCTCATTGCACTTTTAAGGATTTGAGCACGGGGAAGATGATTGGCAATGCTAAGGAGAGTGGAGGACTCTATTATCTTGACAATGGACTCGACTTCAAAGACCAACAAAAAACAA gacCACCTGAAATGCCACAACATAATGACTCAGATAAAGAGACACAAAGCAGGTTTACTACAATTGACCCTACTTGGAAGGGAAATGTCTTTGAAAGAAGAAACCATAAACAGAGAAATGAAGGACCCATTCTCCGACCCTTCCAAGATTCTGAACCAATAGATAATCCAACACATCATCTTGATACAGGTAAGTCTTCTTCTATTCTTAAGAGTCATGTCGAGTATCCTGATTTAGACCTTCCTATT gaggctctaaaaattccaaagtgGAAAGAAGCTGTTCTTGAGGAGATGAGAGCTCTTGAGAAGAATCAAACTTGGAGAGTCATGACATTACCTACAGGAAAGAATACTGTTGGCTGTAAATGGGTATTTACTGTGAAATATAATTCTGATAACACAGTTGAAAGATACAAGGCACGCTTGGTTGCTAAAGGGTTTACTCAGACATATGGCATTGATTACTCAGAGACTTTTGCTCCC GGAATTGttgtttctcaaagaaaatacatcctAGATCTCTTGGAAGAAACTGGGATGAGTGGGTGTAGACCAGCAGATACTCCTATGGAATTAAATGCTAAACTTTGGGAGAAAGGCAGTGTTCCTGTTGAGATTGGAAGATACCAGAGGTTAGTCggcaaacttatttatctagcccacactagacctgacattgctttcTCTGTGAGTGTTGTAAGTCAATTCATGCATTCTCCCTATGAAGAACACTTGGAGGCAGTTTATCGAATCTTAAAGTACTTGAAATCCAATCCTGGAAAGGGTTTGTGCTTCAAGAAAACTAATGACAGAGAAGTCTCTATATTTacagatgctgattgggcaggaTCAATTACTGATAGAAAATCCACCACTGGATATTGTGCCTATGTTTGGGGAAATTTAGTTACttggagaagtaagaaacaaggGGTTGTTGCTCGAAGCAGAGCAGAAGCTGAATTCAGAGCAATGGCTCAAGGAATCTGTGAACTTTTATGGATTCGTAAACTCTTGGACGaactgaaaatgaaagttgactcACCCTTAAAATTGTTTTGTGATAGCAAAGCAGCAATAAGTATAGCTCACAACCCT ATACCATATTGTTTGTGA